Genomic DNA from Carettochelys insculpta isolate YL-2023 chromosome 15, ASM3395843v1, whole genome shotgun sequence:
CTCCGGGGCAGACGGCCTCTCCCCTCAGGACAGGAGCCAGGGTCCCCAGCCGGGCAGAGGGCGCCTGGCTTACGGCCTGGCCGGCTGCCCCTGGTCCCCGCCCGGCCTTACCGGCTCCCTTTTCCGCTTGCTCTCGCGGCTGTCGGTTTTCTTCAGCTCGGCCTTGAAGGCCTCGGTCTCGCCGGCCTGGCTGTCCTTGGCCAGCACCTCCATGAGGTAGGCGATGTAGCTGGTGGCCAGGCGCAGGGTCTTGATCTTGGAGAGCTTGGTGTCGGCCGGCACGTTGGGGATGCACTCCCGCAGCTCGGCGAAGGCGCTGTTGATGCTCTCGGTCCGCCGGCGCTCCTTCTTGGGCCCGGCGCCTTTCCGCCTGGCCAGCCGCCCGCTCAGCGCCTCCAGCCGGCTGGGCccgtgggccgggccgggcgcgccGTAGGCGGCGGGCTGGCCGGGCAGGTCGGCCGGCGAGGCGGCCGGGTTGAGCACCCAGCTCTGGAAGTAGGTGCGCTCCGGGTGGCAGCGGGAGGCCGCGCCGAAGAGGAAGGCGGGTTCGTGAAGCAGATGGGGCGGGTAGCTGCCCACCAGGTTCATGGTCGGCGCGAGAAAGAGCCGGGCTGGCGGGACggagccggggccggggccggggccgggctcCCCTAGGCAGCCATCCCCGCCTCCCGGGCGCCCGGCTGGGCACGGGGCAGCTCCCCACTGCGCTCCCTGGAGCCGGCCCGGCGCCTTCCGCAGCTCAGCGCAGCGCCTGGCCCGGCTCTTGGCGAACTCCGCTGGGACGTCTGTCCTCGGCCCCCAGCTCGGGACGCGGTGCGCGGGGTGGGGGGTTAACCCTTCTGCAGCCTCCCGGCTCCGCCTTTATATAGGGAGGGGGCCCTGGCGGCCAGCTGTCCCCGGGCCGCGCCAAGGGGAGGGCCCGGGCCAGGAGGGGCGGGGAGGCAGACGGGCCCCCCGCCGTGTGCTTTGCCCGGCCGGGCTGGTTTGCGCCTGGCTTCCCTCGCACCTCTCTGTTGGCCGCGCTCCTCCCCCGGCGCGGAGCCGCCCGGCCTCCCGCTGCCGGGCCGGGAAGCGCGAGAGGCGCCGCTTGGAGACCCCCCGGGAAGCGGCGCGGCGAATTCGGGGCCTGGGCTCGGCGCTGCTGCCGCTGCGGGCTGTTTGAACTCCACCATTTCCCCCTCGGgcgcaggtgccccaggggccagcGGGCTGACCCGGGAGCGCGGCGAGGCGGAGTTTGCGCTGCCCCTGGGCCGTGGCGGGGCTCCTGCTCGGTTCCTTTCCCTTTGGAGCCGGGCTCGGCCTTGTCCGCCTCCTGCGGGTGCGTGACCcgagcccccagcacccagcgGTGCCCGATGCCCCGCCCGCGACCCTGGAAGTGGCCACGGGTGCCCAGTGCTGCGGGTTCGCGGCCTGGAAGGGGGCGCAGAGGTTCGGGGGCAGCCGGGGCCCGGCTCTgctcagcagggggcgggggtgaCATAGCTTTGGAGGCTGCGCTTCTAACCAGTCCCCCGTTCCCAGGGGAATGGCGCCCCCAGCCGTGCGccgaggggtgggctggggagctgggggggggggggcggggggacgcgCTGGAGGCCGGCTCGGGAAAGGGCCCAGAGCGGGGATCCTCCGCCGGCGGACTcggaggggctggggccgggcggggaggggctggtgcttggggggtccagggaggggggccggggcagggcccCGCACAGCCCCTCTCAGGGCGCAGCTTGGCGGCTCTCTGAAGCTCGGACGCCGCCGCCCTTGGGGGGTCGGGCCGGTGTCTCTGCTGccccgggcaggggctgggatCCGGGGCGCGAAGGAGCTGCCAGCTGCG
This window encodes:
- the HAND1 gene encoding heart- and neural crest derivatives-expressed protein 1 isoform X2, whose translation is MNLVGSYPPHLLHEPAFLFGAASRCHPERTYFQSWVLNPAASPADLPGQPAAYGAPGPAHGPSRLEALSGRLARRKGAGPKKERRRTESINSAFAELRECIPNVPADTKLSKIKTLRLATSYIAYLMEVLAKDSQAGETEAFKAELKKTDSRESKRKREPTEGYSPALGPGEKKLKGRTGWPQQVWALELNQ
- the HAND1 gene encoding heart- and neural crest derivatives-expressed protein 1 isoform X1; its protein translation is MNLVGSYPPHLLHEPAFLFGAASRCHPERTYFQSWVLNPAASPADLPGQPAAYGAPGPAHGPSRLEALSGRLARRKGAGPKKERRRTESINSAFAELRECIPNVPADTKLSKIKTLRLATSYIAYLMEVLAKDSQAGETEAFKAELKKTDSRESKRKREPQTEGYSPALGPGEKKLKGRTGWPQQVWALELNQ